In one Hymenobacter sp. DG25B genomic region, the following are encoded:
- a CDS encoding ankyrin repeat domain-containing protein, translating into MSFTSNRPEDLLFDAARKGDVAYLQHLLDQQIDVNTQDAKGFTPLIIAAYDEHEDATKLLLAAGADPNVQDRAGNTALMGVCFKGYPDIARLLIAHGADLNLQNGNGGTALMFATLFGRNQLVQVMLEAGANTTLRDVRGLTAYDLAVQQGNEEALQLMQAG; encoded by the coding sequence ATGTCCTTTACCTCCAATCGTCCCGAAGACCTGCTGTTTGATGCTGCCCGCAAAGGAGACGTGGCGTATCTGCAGCACCTGCTGGATCAGCAGATAGATGTGAATACCCAGGATGCCAAAGGCTTTACCCCGCTGATTATAGCCGCCTATGATGAGCACGAGGACGCCACCAAACTGCTGCTGGCCGCCGGCGCCGACCCCAACGTGCAGGACCGCGCCGGCAACACCGCCCTGATGGGCGTGTGCTTTAAAGGCTACCCCGATATTGCCCGGCTGCTCATTGCCCACGGTGCCGACCTGAACCTGCAGAACGGCAACGGCGGCACGGCTCTCATGTTTGCCACCCTGTTCGGCCGCAACCAGCTGGTGCAGGTCATGCTGGAAGCCGGCGCCAATACCACCCTGCGCGACGTGCGCGGCCTCACGGCCTATGATCTGGCCGTGCAGCAGGGCAATGAAGAAGCCCTGCAACTAATGCAGGCCGGGTAG
- a CDS encoding NUDIX hydrolase codes for MPAFESLLPPLREAAVLVPVYRDASGRLRLVLVRRGEGGIHGGQLAFPGGKRELQDTSLQATALRETHEEVGLPVAQVQVLTKLPVIVTMVSSFRITPFLGHIHPPARWLLQSSEIAEVLDVDVAELLAPEAHTTEEWQLPGWASPRPISFYRVGPYALWGASYRIVQPLLPRLLAGEWPI; via the coding sequence ATGCCTGCTTTCGAGAGTCTACTTCCCCCCTTGCGCGAGGCCGCCGTGCTGGTACCCGTGTACCGGGATGCCAGCGGCCGCCTGCGCCTGGTACTGGTGCGCCGCGGCGAGGGAGGCATCCACGGCGGGCAGCTGGCCTTTCCGGGCGGCAAGCGGGAGTTGCAGGACACTTCCCTGCAGGCCACTGCCCTGCGCGAAACCCATGAGGAAGTAGGCCTGCCCGTGGCTCAGGTGCAGGTATTGACTAAGCTGCCGGTTATTGTTACCATGGTTTCCAGCTTCCGCATCACGCCGTTTCTGGGGCACATTCATCCGCCGGCCCGCTGGCTGCTGCAGTCCTCTGAAATAGCCGAGGTGCTGGATGTAGACGTAGCTGAGCTACTGGCACCGGAAGCTCATACCACCGAGGAGTGGCAGCTGCCGGGCTGGGCCAGCCCCCGCCCCATTTCCTTTTACCGCGTGGGGCCGTATGCTTTGTGGGGCGCCAGCTACCGCATTGTGCAGCCACTCCTGCCCCGCCTGTTAGCCGGAGAATGGCCTATCTAA
- a CDS encoding metal-dependent hydrolase, with protein sequence MPATTQLQFLGHASFRITTPEGRVILIDPWYTNLQFTPTYAWQPEQVDLVLVTHGHGDHFDFDLPALLIRTGARVAAPAPIRFYLQEQGVPAPQCEPMNIGGSVDLPEGLRLTMTAAVHPAHIDLPDGSTAVPHEAVGYILRFSDNTVLYAAGDTALFGDMRLLADLYQPTVALLPIGDRYTMGPREAAYAARLLGVPLVVPFHYGTFPSLTGTPEQLQSFLQPADGITLQALQAGETLDLSQFL encoded by the coding sequence ATGCCTGCCACTACACAGCTCCAATTTCTGGGTCACGCCAGCTTCCGGATTACTACCCCCGAGGGCCGGGTTATTCTCATCGACCCCTGGTACACCAATCTGCAGTTCACGCCTACTTATGCCTGGCAGCCGGAGCAGGTGGATCTGGTGCTCGTCACCCACGGCCACGGCGACCATTTCGACTTCGACCTCCCCGCCCTGCTCATCCGCACCGGCGCCCGGGTAGCGGCGCCCGCCCCGATTCGGTTTTACCTGCAGGAGCAGGGCGTGCCCGCGCCGCAGTGCGAGCCCATGAACATAGGCGGCAGCGTTGACCTGCCGGAAGGCTTGCGCCTGACCATGACGGCCGCCGTCCATCCCGCCCACATCGACCTGCCGGATGGCTCCACCGCCGTCCCGCACGAGGCCGTGGGCTACATTCTGCGCTTTTCCGATAACACGGTGCTCTACGCCGCCGGCGACACCGCCCTGTTCGGCGACATGCGCCTGCTCGCCGACCTCTACCAGCCCACCGTGGCCCTGCTCCCCATCGGCGACCGGTACACCATGGGGCCGCGGGAAGCCGCTTATGCCGCCCGCCTGCTAGGGGTGCCGCTGGTAGTACCGTTTCACTACGGCACCTTTCCTTCCTTAACGGGCACTCCGGAGCAGCTGCAGTCCTTCCTCCAGCCAGCCGATGGCATTACCCTCCAGGCGCTGCAAGCCGGCGAAACCCTGGACTTAAGCCAATTCCTGTAA
- a CDS encoding WD40 repeat domain-containing protein: MKRLLFLALACLSTINAWAQAEQSIWYFGNQAGISFATGQPVALSDGKMNTYEGSAVATNAQGQLLFYTNGVSVWNRQHKLMPNGRHLMGDASSTQSAVIVPDPGSGNVFYIFTTDLQGRGNGLRYSVVDMTRDNGFGDVPRANMLLITPVAEKLVAVRHANGRDVWVVAHRWNSNAFVSYLVTAEGVAGMPVMSNVGSMHAGPGRNAIGCIKFSPDGRKLAAALWRESNKFELFDFDRTTGVISNPQQFGPYEEAYGVEFSPDGSKLYGTSNGAGGGDATITQFDLRTGKAERVGKSANRKVGTLQLGPDGKIYVAREDNPYLGVIQNPNAAGAACQYVDDGFNLGAKRSKLGLPNFLR; encoded by the coding sequence ATGAAACGACTCCTGTTCTTAGCACTTGCCTGCCTGTCCACCATCAATGCCTGGGCGCAGGCCGAGCAAAGCATCTGGTATTTCGGCAACCAGGCCGGCATCAGCTTTGCCACCGGCCAGCCGGTAGCTTTGTCGGATGGTAAGATGAACACCTATGAGGGCTCGGCAGTGGCTACCAACGCCCAGGGTCAGCTGCTGTTCTACACCAACGGCGTAAGCGTGTGGAACCGCCAGCATAAGCTAATGCCCAACGGCCGCCACCTTATGGGTGACGCCAGCAGCACACAAAGCGCCGTTATTGTGCCCGACCCCGGCAGCGGCAACGTGTTCTATATTTTCACCACCGACTTGCAGGGCCGCGGCAACGGCCTGCGCTACTCGGTGGTAGATATGACCCGCGACAACGGTTTCGGCGACGTGCCCCGCGCCAATATGCTGCTCATTACCCCGGTAGCCGAAAAGCTGGTGGCCGTGCGCCACGCCAACGGCCGCGACGTATGGGTGGTAGCGCACCGCTGGAATTCCAACGCCTTTGTTTCCTACCTGGTAACAGCCGAAGGCGTAGCCGGTATGCCCGTAATGAGCAACGTAGGCAGCATGCACGCGGGCCCCGGCCGCAATGCCATTGGCTGCATCAAATTCTCGCCCGATGGCCGGAAGCTGGCCGCCGCGCTGTGGCGGGAAAGCAATAAGTTTGAGCTCTTCGATTTTGACCGTACCACCGGCGTCATCAGCAACCCCCAGCAGTTTGGGCCTTATGAAGAAGCCTACGGCGTGGAGTTCTCGCCCGATGGCAGCAAGCTCTATGGCACCAGTAACGGCGCCGGTGGTGGCGACGCCACCATCACCCAGTTTGACCTGCGCACGGGCAAGGCGGAAAGAGTGGGCAAGTCGGCTAACCGCAAAGTGGGCACCCTGCAGCTCGGCCCCGATGGCAAAATCTACGTGGCCCGCGAAGACAACCCCTATCTGGGCGTTATTCAGAACCCTAACGCGGCGGGTGCTGCCTGCCAGTACGTGGACGATGGTTTTAACCTGGGCGCCAAGCGCAGCAAGCTGGGCCTGCCCAACTTTCTGCGGTAG
- a CDS encoding YitT family protein: MLLAGVFSAALGLKGFLLPNGFIDGGVTGISLLTTELTGISLSLLIVLINIPFIILGYFQLGLGFALRTLVTILALAVVLLLVSFPTLTQDKLLIAVFGGFFLGAGIGLAVRGGAVLDGTEILAVYISKKTMLSVGDVILIINIFIFSIAAWLLSVETALYSVLAYLSAAKTVDFIIEGIEEYTGVTIISARSESIRQMVTEKLGRGATMYVGKGGYGSHGQHPGQIDIIFTVVTRLEVTRLTDEIDRIDPQAFVVMSSVRDTKGGLVKKRPLH; encoded by the coding sequence ATGCTCCTGGCCGGGGTATTTTCGGCGGCGTTGGGCCTGAAGGGCTTTTTGCTGCCCAATGGCTTTATTGATGGCGGCGTAACCGGTATTTCCCTGCTGACCACGGAGCTGACGGGTATCTCCCTGTCTTTGCTGATTGTACTCATCAACATTCCCTTTATCATTCTCGGGTATTTTCAGCTGGGCCTGGGCTTTGCGTTGCGCACCTTGGTTACCATTCTGGCGCTGGCGGTAGTACTCTTACTGGTATCCTTTCCCACGCTCACGCAGGATAAATTGCTCATTGCCGTGTTTGGCGGGTTTTTCCTGGGGGCTGGCATTGGGCTGGCCGTGCGCGGCGGGGCCGTGCTGGATGGTACCGAGATTCTGGCCGTGTACATCAGCAAGAAAACCATGCTGTCAGTAGGAGATGTCATCCTGATCATCAACATCTTCATCTTCAGCATTGCGGCCTGGCTGCTTTCCGTGGAAACGGCCCTCTACTCGGTGCTGGCCTACCTTTCGGCCGCTAAAACCGTCGATTTCATTATTGAAGGCATTGAGGAATACACGGGCGTTACCATTATTTCAGCGCGCAGTGAGAGCATCCGGCAGATGGTGACGGAAAAGCTGGGCCGGGGTGCCACTATGTATGTAGGAAAAGGCGGCTACGGCTCGCACGGACAGCATCCCGGGCAAATTGATATCATCTTTACGGTGGTAACGCGCCTGGAAGTAACCCGTCTTACCGATGAGATTGACCGCATCGATCCGCAGGCCTTTGTGGTGATGAGCAGCGTGCGCGACACCAAGGGTGGCCTGGTAAAGAAACGCCCCCTTCATTAG
- a CDS encoding T9SS type A sorting domain-containing protein, giving the protein MKHFFLAVALLCSLTTQAQPAQWNWVQPVEGSNPLEDIAADAFGNLYATGTFTGFLQLGGTQLSNPGLCLYVAKFTPAGQLVFATKLQVSNTAFPASLAVDNLGNSYITGVFSGTLRLGNEVLATSNTAPEGGGQDIMTLKLAPNGTVRWLRQISSIPSGDEWEPTNTSRAIAVDAIGNSYLTGSVSGSSVQFGSRTFSNRTGQAFIASYSPQGALRWANVATGLDAARSEGVHLAVDDRGKGYMSGSFYGGSFTLGGANVPASAFYNDFLAQFNLSQGQVRWAQDPEGTEGPLAVDRKGHVYRAGQFTGTVAFGKTTLRSTGNPDIFVARYNSQGQPEWATALPGEGPGYNYPEDMAVDAQNGKIYLTGIRSITSDFQAFIALLQPNGKVKHVESVDGPGTSSGFAIALAGHDNLYNSGIFTGTAQFGPFTLSSAFTSYYLGRYGSWKTVRSGSQGMLAALTASVYPMPAHEQFTLRLDSREKNQVLQAVLYNQLGIPIAEKTLQNATGKLETVFDTSQLPPGLYVLRLKQNGQLLTKTVTVE; this is encoded by the coding sequence ATGAAACACTTTTTCCTGGCAGTAGCACTCTTATGTAGCCTAACCACGCAGGCCCAGCCCGCTCAATGGAACTGGGTACAGCCCGTGGAAGGCAGCAACCCACTGGAAGATATTGCCGCCGATGCGTTTGGCAACCTGTATGCAACCGGCACCTTTACGGGTTTTCTCCAGCTGGGCGGTACGCAGCTTAGCAACCCCGGCCTTTGCCTGTATGTGGCCAAGTTCACGCCGGCCGGCCAGCTGGTATTTGCCACTAAGCTCCAGGTCAGCAACACAGCTTTTCCGGCCAGCCTGGCGGTAGATAACCTGGGCAACAGCTACATAACGGGCGTATTCAGTGGCACGCTGCGCCTGGGCAACGAGGTACTGGCCACCAGCAACACCGCCCCCGAAGGTGGCGGGCAGGACATCATGACCCTGAAACTGGCCCCGAACGGCACGGTGCGCTGGCTCCGGCAGATCAGCAGCATCCCCTCCGGCGACGAGTGGGAACCCACCAACACCAGCCGGGCCATAGCGGTAGACGCCATCGGTAACAGCTACCTAACGGGCAGCGTGAGCGGCAGCTCCGTGCAGTTTGGCAGCCGCACCTTCTCCAACCGAACGGGGCAGGCCTTTATTGCCAGCTATTCGCCGCAGGGCGCCCTGCGCTGGGCCAACGTAGCTACCGGTCTCGATGCGGCCCGCAGTGAAGGCGTGCACCTGGCCGTTGATGACAGGGGGAAAGGCTACATGAGTGGGAGCTTTTACGGCGGCAGCTTCACGCTGGGAGGTGCCAACGTGCCAGCCAGCGCCTTCTACAATGATTTTCTGGCGCAGTTTAACCTGAGCCAGGGCCAGGTGCGGTGGGCCCAGGACCCGGAAGGCACGGAAGGCCCCCTGGCCGTAGACCGCAAGGGACATGTATATCGGGCGGGGCAGTTTACGGGCACCGTGGCATTTGGCAAAACCACGCTGCGCAGTACCGGCAACCCCGATATTTTTGTGGCCCGCTACAACAGCCAGGGTCAGCCGGAGTGGGCCACGGCCCTGCCGGGAGAAGGTCCCGGCTACAACTATCCTGAGGACATGGCCGTGGATGCCCAAAATGGCAAAATATACCTCACCGGGATCCGCAGCATCACTTCCGATTTCCAGGCCTTTATTGCGCTGTTGCAGCCCAATGGCAAGGTAAAGCATGTGGAATCGGTGGATGGGCCGGGCACCAGCTCCGGCTTTGCCATTGCCCTGGCTGGACATGACAACCTCTACAACAGCGGCATTTTCACGGGTACCGCGCAGTTTGGGCCTTTCACGCTGTCCAGCGCATTTACCAGCTACTACCTGGGCCGGTATGGCAGCTGGAAAACGGTGCGCTCGGGCAGCCAGGGCATGCTGGCGGCGCTTACGGCCAGCGTTTACCCTATGCCCGCGCATGAGCAGTTTACCCTGCGGCTGGATAGTCGGGAGAAAAACCAGGTGCTACAGGCCGTGCTCTACAACCAGTTAGGCATACCCATAGCCGAGAAAACGCTGCAAAACGCCACCGGCAAGCTGGAAACCGTTTTCGACACCTCGCAGCTACCGCCCGGCCTGTATGTGCTGCGGCTCAAGCAAAACGGGCAGTTGCTCACCAAAACCGTGACGGTGGAGTAG
- a CDS encoding M57 family metalloprotease, with translation MKTTKLFASALLLMGATFFSSCSKQEDVASKNAISEDTLSQIKALGFSTHDVKRDGNEYVVEGDIRLSAHDLNSKADGKFLRVGEEEQYRTTNLVSVGSTTRTIYVAVSTSLPSAYATATDEAIRRYNAEGLRIRFQRVSSGYNILLTKAPTNASYLASAGFPTSAGNPYNQVLVNSTYLGSNPGTNYLATILSHEMGHCIGFRHTDYMNRAYSCGGAYTNEGASTVGAILIPGTPSSADPNSWMLACVGTGVNRPFNTNDRTALNYLY, from the coding sequence ATGAAAACAACTAAACTATTTGCCTCCGCGCTTCTATTGATGGGCGCCACTTTCTTCTCCAGCTGCAGCAAGCAGGAAGATGTAGCTTCCAAAAATGCTATTAGCGAGGATACCCTTTCTCAAATTAAGGCGCTTGGCTTCAGCACGCACGATGTAAAGCGCGACGGCAACGAGTATGTGGTAGAAGGTGACATCCGCCTTTCGGCCCACGACCTGAACAGCAAAGCTGACGGCAAATTCCTGCGGGTTGGCGAAGAGGAGCAGTACCGCACCACCAACCTGGTAAGCGTAGGCTCTACTACCCGCACCATTTATGTGGCCGTCAGCACTTCGCTGCCCTCAGCCTACGCCACGGCTACCGATGAAGCTATCCGTCGCTACAACGCGGAAGGGCTGCGTATCCGCTTCCAGCGCGTATCCTCGGGCTACAACATTCTGCTGACGAAAGCACCAACCAACGCCTCCTATCTGGCCTCAGCTGGTTTCCCAACGTCTGCTGGTAACCCCTACAACCAGGTTCTGGTAAATTCTACGTACCTGGGCTCTAACCCTGGCACCAACTACCTGGCCACCATTCTCTCGCACGAAATGGGCCATTGCATCGGCTTCCGCCACACCGACTACATGAACCGGGCGTATAGCTGCGGTGGGGCTTACACCAATGAAGGTGCCAGCACCGTGGGCGCTATCCTGATTCCCGGTACGCCTTCTTCCGCCGACCCCAACTCCTGGATGCTGGCCTGCGTGGGCACCGGTGTAAACCGCCCCTTCAATACCAACGACCGCACCGCGCTTAACTATCTCTACTAA
- a CDS encoding PDZ domain-containing protein: MKSFLYGALLAAFMPLSALAASELTYTVNIDPAVSTDEFQVRLQLPKKLKKDQAIYQFASTAPGTYQVMDMGRFVRKFEAFDKKGKPLEAKQISTNQWQLADPEKTREIRYTIAETWDTQVQEHRIYRMCGSSLEADHALLNGQTILGYPQGMQNKPLRLKINYPSGWKAGSALTPDAKGYYHAKDYDQAVDSPILLGRLTEATTKLGDAEVALYCYSKTDVVKAEPLLADMQKMLGAAKNFLVQLPVKRYAFLYHFEDQSQGAWEHSYSSEYVLREQPLTPEYVQSITDMAAHEFFHIVTPLNIHSEIIEHFNFVQPTGSQHLWLYEGTTEWAAHMMQLRSGLISLDDYLSTLQSKVRYDHLAADTTYSLKRLGLNSFQDEGQQQYGNIYQRGAMTAALLDLRLLELSGGKRGLREVLLELAKKYGPSKPVSEKDFFDDFAKMTYPEIRDFFTRYVENAEPLPLQEYYAKVGIRYDAKLNTGRKVGLIPMEGLGFRPGQDGILFSNVPANLQAQGVQPNDKLLAVDGEAVTPQNLRQLLAAVQARKPGSDYTLTISRNGTEQKVLARTLVRDEVKAYNFTLNPQATPEQLALRKAWQTNL; this comes from the coding sequence ATGAAATCCTTTCTGTACGGCGCCCTGCTGGCTGCCTTCATGCCTCTTTCGGCGCTGGCCGCTTCCGAGCTTACCTACACCGTTAACATTGACCCGGCCGTTTCCACCGATGAGTTTCAGGTGCGGCTGCAGCTGCCCAAAAAGCTGAAAAAAGATCAGGCCATTTACCAGTTTGCCTCCACCGCGCCCGGCACGTACCAGGTAATGGATATGGGCCGCTTTGTGCGCAAGTTTGAGGCCTTTGATAAGAAGGGCAAGCCTCTGGAGGCCAAACAGATTTCCACTAACCAGTGGCAGCTGGCCGACCCCGAGAAAACCCGGGAAATTCGCTACACCATTGCTGAAACCTGGGACACGCAGGTGCAGGAGCACCGCATCTACCGCATGTGCGGTTCCTCCCTGGAAGCCGACCACGCTCTGCTGAACGGGCAAACCATTCTGGGCTACCCCCAGGGCATGCAGAACAAGCCGCTGCGGCTCAAAATAAACTACCCCAGCGGCTGGAAGGCCGGCTCGGCCCTCACGCCCGATGCTAAAGGCTACTACCACGCCAAGGATTACGACCAGGCCGTAGACTCGCCCATTCTGCTGGGTCGCCTCACAGAAGCCACCACCAAGCTCGGCGACGCCGAAGTGGCGCTGTACTGCTACTCCAAAACCGACGTGGTGAAGGCTGAGCCCCTGCTGGCCGACATGCAGAAGATGCTGGGTGCCGCCAAGAATTTCCTGGTGCAGCTGCCCGTAAAGCGCTACGCCTTCCTGTACCACTTCGAGGACCAGAGCCAGGGCGCCTGGGAGCATTCCTACAGCTCCGAGTACGTACTGCGCGAGCAGCCCCTCACCCCGGAGTACGTGCAGAGCATCACGGATATGGCCGCGCATGAGTTCTTCCACATCGTAACGCCCCTGAATATCCATTCGGAAATCATTGAGCATTTCAACTTTGTGCAGCCCACCGGCTCGCAGCACCTGTGGCTGTATGAGGGCACCACGGAGTGGGCGGCCCACATGATGCAGCTGCGCAGTGGCCTGATTTCCTTGGATGATTACCTGAGTACCCTGCAGAGCAAAGTACGCTACGACCACCTGGCCGCCGATACCACGTATTCTCTGAAGCGTCTGGGATTGAACTCCTTCCAGGATGAAGGCCAGCAGCAGTACGGCAACATCTACCAGCGCGGCGCCATGACGGCCGCCCTGCTGGACCTGCGGTTGCTGGAGCTTTCCGGCGGTAAGCGCGGCCTGCGCGAAGTCCTGCTGGAGCTGGCTAAAAAATATGGCCCCAGCAAGCCAGTAAGCGAGAAGGATTTCTTTGATGACTTCGCGAAGATGACCTATCCCGAAATCCGGGACTTTTTCACGCGCTACGTGGAGAATGCCGAGCCGCTGCCCCTGCAGGAGTACTACGCTAAAGTGGGTATTCGCTACGATGCCAAGCTGAACACCGGCCGTAAAGTAGGGCTCATTCCCATGGAGGGTCTGGGCTTCCGGCCCGGTCAGGATGGTATTCTGTTCAGCAACGTGCCCGCCAACCTCCAGGCCCAGGGCGTGCAGCCCAACGATAAGCTGTTAGCCGTGGATGGGGAAGCCGTCACGCCGCAAAACCTGCGGCAACTGCTGGCTGCCGTGCAGGCCCGCAAGCCCGGCTCCGATTACACGCTCACCATCAGTCGCAACGGCACTGAGCAGAAAGTGCTGGCCCGCACCTTGGTGCGCGACGAGGTGAAGGCCTACAATTTTACTTTGAATCCGCAGGCCACGCCCGAGCAGCTGGCTCTGCGCAAAGCCTGGCAGACCAATCTGTAG
- the meaB gene encoding methylmalonyl Co-A mutase-associated GTPase MeaB, protein MAKRFSVSEYTDGILAGNRMLLSRAITLVESTLPSDQRLAEQVLDAVLPHTGRSVRVGITGVPGVGKSTFIEALGMHLVAEQGKRLAVLAVDPTSQRSGGSILGDKTRMNQLAAHPHAYIRPSPAGRSLGGVTRSTREAMLLCEAAGHDVIFVETVGVGQSETAVHGMVDFFLLLMLAGAGDELQGIKKGIMEMADAVVITKADGANQIPARRARREYQNALHLFPLAPSGWSPVVATSSALTGAGVPEVWQLLETYRAQTQASGYFQQRRQEQHLHWLHETIRQGLEDQFYARPEVQTHLAAIRQQVLDGRKSAFAAAAELLGMK, encoded by the coding sequence TTGGCCAAGCGCTTCTCCGTTTCCGAATACACTGATGGCATTCTGGCCGGCAACCGCATGCTGCTCAGCCGCGCTATTACGCTGGTAGAAAGCACCCTACCCAGCGACCAGCGCCTGGCTGAACAGGTGCTGGATGCCGTGCTGCCGCACACCGGCCGCTCGGTGCGGGTAGGTATTACCGGCGTGCCGGGCGTAGGAAAAAGTACGTTTATCGAGGCCCTGGGTATGCACCTGGTAGCGGAGCAGGGCAAGCGCCTGGCTGTGCTGGCCGTAGACCCCACCAGCCAGCGCAGCGGCGGCAGCATTTTGGGCGATAAAACCCGCATGAACCAGTTGGCCGCGCACCCCCACGCCTACATTCGCCCCTCTCCCGCCGGCCGCTCTCTGGGTGGCGTTACGCGCAGCACCCGCGAAGCTATGCTGCTCTGCGAAGCCGCCGGGCACGATGTCATTTTTGTAGAAACGGTGGGCGTAGGCCAGAGCGAAACCGCCGTGCACGGCATGGTAGACTTCTTTCTGCTGTTGATGCTGGCCGGTGCCGGCGACGAGCTGCAGGGCATCAAAAAAGGCATCATGGAAATGGCCGATGCCGTGGTCATTACCAAAGCCGATGGCGCCAACCAAATACCTGCCCGCCGTGCCCGCCGCGAGTACCAGAATGCCCTGCATCTGTTTCCGCTGGCGCCTTCCGGCTGGAGCCCGGTAGTAGCTACCAGCTCGGCCTTAACCGGCGCCGGCGTGCCGGAAGTATGGCAGCTGCTGGAAACCTACCGCGCCCAAACACAGGCCAGCGGTTACTTTCAGCAGCGGCGGCAGGAGCAGCATCTGCACTGGCTGCACGAAACTATCCGGCAGGGCCTGGAAGATCAGTTCTATGCCCGCCCCGAGGTACAGACCCACCTGGCCGCCATCCGTCAGCAGGTGCTGGATGGGCGCAAGTCGGCGTTTGCGGCGGCGGCGGAGCTACTAGGAATGAAGTAG